Proteins encoded together in one Opisthocomus hoazin isolate bOpiHoa1 chromosome 27, bOpiHoa1.hap1, whole genome shotgun sequence window:
- the GRIN3B gene encoding glutamate receptor ionotropic, NMDA 3B produces MAGLRALWLLAAALGAAGGHPQPCRPPPPRTGPAARLAVLLPPAPARARLRAALAAATGTAGTRGGPGGAAPPPTLSLEVAAGGPAARDPASLARWLCGAVAGRGVAAVLALPRTRRELLQLDFLAAALQVPVVSLLDGRGALPFRAQPLPGDAAFTRAPGELRVLGVRRLWGVGAAPGWEHETLLPAGRGTHNPLLRWPRALSPTQPWGSPPRGLPLVPAHPSGSVGGCPSSAGQRDPSPQAGQGARGGSGGEGSLPGTVSGLFPWAGAGQGTATAPLCRQSPFHFHMDRQSSLETLVDVVASVLQAHDWQETSLVLCHPWDVSGFLGLWAHRSHLFLRSVLDLGYLDEPGVAQHLQRHQERLRALSSPALVLGCDMRRARLVFRAAEASGLPPQDFHWMLGSPLSAGELQTEGLPLGLLAFGEPSRPPLELFLQDAVQLVSRAVASAARARSDLARLQTTVNCKDRRRAHGEPPGVFLSRFLANTSFHGRTGPVRVEHATLVRREQQFRVWSLRRDPRGEPAWVTVGAWRHGKLEPEEGAWQSRRQHRGPGEGPRARLRVVTLVEHPFVFTREADEDGSCPAGQLCLDPGTNDSATLDTLFEELGAENGSVPRAYKKCCYGYCIDLLEKLAEDVPFDFELYIVGDGKYGAWKNGRWTGLVGDLLSGTAHMAVTSFSINSARSKVIDFTSPFFSTSLGILVRTKDTASPIGAFMWPLHWTMWVGVFVALHMTALFLTLYEWKSPYGMTPHGRNRMKIFSYSSALNLCYAILFGRTVSSKTPKCCTGRFLMNLWAIFCLLVLSSYTANLAAVMVGDKTFEELSGIHDPKLHHPSRGFRFGTVWESSAEEYIKKSFPEMHEHMRRFNVPTTPAGVTMLKTEPPKLNAFIMDKSLLDYEVSIDSDCQLLTVGKPFAIEGYGIGLPQNSPLTSRISGFISRYKSAGFMDLLHDKWYKMVPCGKRVFAVTETLQMGIYHFSGLFVLLCLGLSGSLLTSLGEHVFYRLVLPRIRRQKKFSYWLHTSQKIHRALHAGAEQRSSREPSGEQRCGGRRWSLRGGPRRVRFQLEAAPPEGGGSPRGRAGGEGELRALEEQIAAMRARLRAALGRRSELVAGLGAGGGPRGARPHRGAGITRTPSPPAQRLGTPPGDRAKPPALPPPPPQPSRFVLATNTGERPHRVTSGSRDGVSPGLSGTGTDPSPTRLSWGGSSSRDTAAPTPKPNDRGKPKGRKSGAEAQLLLGLLPSFAALRAHSLLTRSRDSSQKADTPPPPACPEPAHACEQHPGRQRERRGQSRGERSCSAEPSAGLSGRPRAPEPRRPLSLAGPRASRALQPSASPRAASLSHTSLSHTRARPRGAPGSTSALPQPRGIRGLRMMVK; encoded by the exons atggcggggctgCGCGCGCTCTggctgctggcggcggcgctgggggcggcgggggggcacccgcagccctgccgcccccccccgccccgcaccggccccgccgcgcgcctggcggtgctgctgccgcccgcgcccgcccgcgcccggctccgcgccgcgCTGGCCGCGGCCACCGGGACCGCCGGGACcaggggggggcccgggggggcggcGCCGCCCCCCACCCTCAGCCTGGAggtggcggcggggggcccggccgcgCGGGACCCGGCCTCGCTGGCGCGGTGGCTgtgcggggcggtggcggggcgcGGCGTGGCCGCTGTCCTGGCGCTGCCCCGCACCCGCCGGGAGCTGCTCCAGCTCGACTTCCTCGCCGCCGCCCTCCAGGTCCCCGTCGTCAGCCTCCTCGACGGCCGCGGGGCCCTGCCCTTCCGCGCCCAG CCTCTCCCCGGGGACGCGGCCTTCACGCGTGCTCCTGGTGAGCTGCGCGTCCTCGGGGTGCGCCGGCTGTGGGGAGTGGGGGCAGCGCCTGGCTGGGAGCACGAGACCCTGCTGCCTGCGGGCAGGGGGACACACAACCCCCTGCTCAGATGGCCACGAGCCCTCTCGCCCACCCAGCCATGGGGGTCTCCTCCCCGGGGTCTCCCTTTGGTCCCCGCGCATCCCTCCGGCTCTGTGGGTGGGTGCCCGTCCAGCGCTGGGCAGAGGGACCCATCAccccaggctgggcagggagcgcGGGGTGGCTCCGGCGGGGAAGGGTCGCTGCCTGGCACCGTCTCGGGGCTGTTCCCATGGGCTGGCGCGGggcaggggacagccacagcccctctgtgTCGGCAGAGCCCTTTCCACTTCCACATGGACCGGCAGAGCTCACTGGAGACGCTGGTGGACGTGGTGGCGAGCGTCCTGCAGGCCCACGACTGGCAGGAGACCAGCCTGGTGCTCTGCCACCCCTGGGACGTCTCCGGCTTCCTCGGCCTCTGGGCCCACCGCTCCCACCTCTTCCTCCGCTCCGTCCTGGACCTCGGCTACCTGGATGAGCCCGGGGTGGCCCAGCACCTCCAGCGGCACCAGGAGCGGCTCAGGGCCCTCTCCAGCCCCGCGCTGGTGCTCGGCTGCGACATGCGACGCGCTCGCCTCGTCTTCCGCGCGGCCGAGGCGTCGGGGCTGCCGCCGCAGGACTTCCACTGGATGCTGGGCTCCCCGCTCAGCGCCGGCGAGCTGCAGACCGAGGGGctgcccctggggctgctggccttCGGGGAGCCCAGCCGGCCGCCGCTGGAGCTCTTCCTCCAGGACGCGGTGCAGCTGGTGTCCCGCGCCGTCGCCAGCGCCGCCCGTGCCCGCTCCGACCTGGCCCGCCTGCAGACCACGGTGAACTGCAAGGACAGGCGCCGGGCGCACGGCGAGCCCCCGGGGGTCTTCCTCTCCCG gtTCCTGGCCAACACGTCCTTCCACGGGCGGACGGGGCCCGTGCGCGTGGAGCACGCGACGCTGGTGCGCCGGGAGCAGCAGTTCCGCGTCTGGAGCCTGCGGCGCGACCCGCGCGGCGAGCCCGCATGGGTGACGGTGGGCGCCTGGCGGCACGGCAAGCTGGAGCCGGAGGAGGGAGCGTGGCAGAGCCGCCGCCAGCACCGCGGCCCCGGCGAGGGGCCCCGCGCGAGGCTGCGCGTGGTGACGCTGGTGGAGCACCCCTTCGTCTTCACCCGGGAGGCGGACGAGGACGGGAGCTGCCCGGCCGGGCAGCTCTGCCTGGACCCCGGCACCAACGATTCGGCCACGCTGGACACCCTCTTCGAGGAGCTCGGCGCTGAGAACGGCTCAGTGCCGCGGGCGTACAAGAAGTGCTGCTACGGGTACTGCATCGACCTGCTGGAGAAGCTGGCCGAGGACGTGCCCTTCGACTTCGAGCTCTACATCGTGGGCGATGGGAAATACGGGGCCTGGAAGAACGGGCGCTGGACGGGGCTGGTGGGGGACCTGCTCAGTGGCACGGCCCACATGGCCGTCACCTCCTTCAGCATCAACTCGGCGCGGAGCAAAGTCATTGACTTCACCAGCCCCTTCTTCTCCACCAGCCTGGGCATCCTGGTGAGGACCAAGGACACGGCATCGCCCATCGGGGCCTTCATGTGGCCCTTGCACTGGACCATGTGGGTGGGcgtctttgtggccctgcacATGACCGCACTCTTCCTCACCCTCTACGAGTGGAAGAGCCCCTACGGCATGACCCCCCACGGCCGCAACCGCATGAAGATCTTCTCCTACTCCTCAGCCCTCAACCTCTGCTATGCCATCCTCTTTGGGCGCACCGTGTCCAGCAAGACGCCCAAGTGCTGCACCGGCCGCTTCCTCATGAACCTCTGGGCCATCTTCTGCCTCCTGGTGCTCTCCAGCTACACGGCCAACCTCGCCGCCGTCATGGTGGGCGACAAGACCTTCGAGGAGCTCTCGGGCATCCACGACCCAAAG CTGCATCACCCCTCGCGGGGCTTCCGCTTCGGCACCGTCTGGGAGAGCAGCGCCGAGGAGTACATCAAGAAGAGCTTCCCCGAGATGCACGAGCACATGCGGCGCTTCAACGTCCCCACCACGCCCGCCGGCGTCACCATGCTCAA GACGGAGCCCCCCAAACTCAACGCCTTCATCATGGACAAGTCACTGCTGGACTACGAGGTCTCCATCGACTCCGACTGCCAACTGCTCACCGTGGGCAAACCCTTCGCCATtgaag GCTACGGCATCGGCCTCCCCCAGAACTCGCCGCTGACCTCCAGGATCTCCGGGTTCATCAGCCGCTACAAGTCCGCGGGGTTCATGGACCTCCTGCACGACAAGTGGTACAAGATGGTGCCCTGCGGCAAGCGCGTCTTCGCCGTCACCGAG accctgcagatgggcatctaccacttctcggGGCTGTTCgtgctgctgtgcctggggctgAGCGGCTCGCTGCTCACCTCGCTGGGCGAGCACGTCTTCTACCGCCTGGTCCTGCCCCGCATCAGGCGCCAGAAGAAGTTCAGCTACTGGCTGCACACCAGCcag AAAATCCACCGGGCTCTGCACGCGGGCGCGGAGCAGCGGAGCAGCCGGGAGCCGAGCGGGGAGCAGAG gTGCGGCGGCCGGCGCTGGAGCCTGCGGGGGGGGCCCCGCCGAGTGCGCTTCCAGCTGGAGGCGGCCCCCCCCGAGGGCGGGgggtccccgcggggccgggcgggcggcgagggCGAGCTGCGGGCGCTGGAGGAGCAGATCGCGGCGATGCGGGCCCGGCTGCGGGCGGCGCTGGGCAGGAGGAGCGAGCtggtggcggggctgggggcggggggggggccccggggggcgcg cccccaccgaGGAGCTGGCATCACCCGCACCCCATCCCCCCCCGCCCagaggctggggaccccccccggggaccGGGCTAAGCCCCCcgccctgccgcccccccccccccagcc CTCCCGCTTCGTGCTGGCCACAAACACCGGCGAGAGGCCGCACAGAGTCACCAGCGGCAGCAGGGACGGCGTTTCTCCGGGGCTGAGCGGCACGGGAAcggaccccagccccacgcggCTCTCCTGGGGTGGAAGCTCGAGCCGGGACACGGCAGCTCCTACCCCCAAACCCAACGACCGAGGGAAGCCCAAGGGCAGAAAATCCGGGGCTGAAGCGCAGCTCCTGCTTGGTTTGCTGCCCAGCTTTGCC GCTCTCCGAGCACACTCCCTGCTCACACGCAGCCGGGACTCAAGCCAGAA
- the WDR18 gene encoding WD repeat-containing protein 18, with protein sequence MAAPMEVALVSDAAGPLCNCSVWELHSGSALPGYRGGNSGPRGLALLGGEHLLGAQLGKSYINVWELQRKDQLQQKIICPGPVTCLTASPNGLYILAGVAESIYLWEVSNGNLLAILNRHYQDLTCLCFTDDSSHFLSGAKDCLALVWNLYSVLQAEPSQIPDPRHVWSRHSLPITDLCCGFGGPLARAATASLDQTAKLWEISSGELLVSVLFDVGIMAVTLDLSEYHMFCGGMDGSIFQVDLCAWPVQRDQTFQTERENGKVFKGHRNQVTCLSVSTDGSLLLSGSHDETVRLWDIQSKQCLKTMNHKGPVTNAFIVLAPANMFNLDGKPSVPLPKFSKHLHGTESNDEQGSEGVTLRLGLHQQDSAESYLEKAERMYAQMYSTREKNLVGDQEHLTIQVSELEEEVSTLRKINKNLFDFSARIITKPAK encoded by the exons ATGGCGGCGCCCATGGAGGTGGCGCTGGTCTCGGACGCCGCCGGGCCGCTCTGCAACTGCTCGGTGTGGGAGCTGCACTCGGGCTCGGCCCTGCCCGGCTACCGCGGCGGCAACAGCGGCCCGCGGGGGCTGGCGCTGCTGGGCGGCGAGCACCTGCTGGGGGCCCAGCTCGGCAAGAGCTACATCAACGTCTGGGAGCTGCAGAGGAAG GACCAGCTCCAGCAGAAGATCATCTGCCCTGGGCCAGTGACCTGCCTGACGGCTTCTCCCAACGGGCTCTACATCTTGGCCGGGGTTGCTGAGAGCATCTACCTGTGGGAG GTCTCCAACGGGAACCTCCTGGCCATCCTGAACCGGCACTACCAGGACCTCACGTGCCTCTGCTTCACTGACGACAGCAGCCACTTCCTCTCGGGGGCGAAGGACTGTCTGGCCCTGGTGTGGAACCTTTACAG cgtgctgcaGGCGGAGCCCTCCCAGATCCCCGACCCTCGCCACGTGTGGTCCCGACACAGCCTCCCCATCACGGACTTGTGCTGCGGCTTCGGAGGGCCCTTGGCACGAGCTGCCACGGCCTCTCTTGACCAGACAGCGAAG CTCTGGGAAATCTCCTCTGGGGAGCTCCTGGTTTCCGTCCTCTTCGATGTGGGGATCATGGCTGTGACTCTTGACCTCTCCGAGTACCACATGTTCTGCGGTGGCATGGACGGATCCATCTTCCAGGTTGACCTCTGTGCCTGG CCGGTCCAGAGAGACCAGACCTTCCAGACAGAGCGGGAGAACGGGAAGGTCTTCAAAGGGCACAG GAACCAGGTGACGTGTCTGTCGGTCTCCACGGATGGCAGCCTGCTGCTTTCCGGTTCACACGACGAAACAGTCCGGCTGTGGGACATCCAGAGCAAGCAGTGCCTGAAGACGATGAATCACAAAG GTCCGGTGACGAACGCCTTCATAGTGCTGGCCCCAGCCAACATGTTCAACCTGGACGGGAAACCCAGCGTGCCTCTCCCCAAATTCAGCAAACACCTCCACGGCACCGAGAGCAACGAcgagcagggcagcgagggcgTGACGCTGCGCCTCGGGCTCCACCAGCAG GACTCTGCGGAGAGCTACCTGGAGAAGGCGGAGAGGATGTACGCGCAGATGTACTCGACGCGGGAAAAG AACCTGGTGGGAGACCAGGAGCACCTGACGATCCAGGTGAgcgagctggaggaggaggtgagcACCCTCCGGAAAATCAACAAGAACCTCTTTGACTTCTCGGCTCGCATCATCACCAAACCAGCCAAATGA